The following proteins come from a genomic window of Iamia sp. SCSIO 61187:
- a CDS encoding class II aldolase/adducin family protein, with the protein MTDLMPASPFVERTPDEERAHRKRRLAAAFRIFGRFGFDEGVAGHITARDPERLDHFWVNPFGMSFKQIKASDLILCDHDGNVVEGSWPVNRAAFAIHSRIHHARPDVVAAAHSHSKYGRAFSTLRRPLRPLTQDSCIFFEDHVLFDDYTGVVDDPAEGDRIAAALGGAKAAILANHGLLTVGHSVDEALFWYVTMERTCEVELSARAAGEPHEIDPEVAALTRSQVGTNLAGWFSAQPLFDWIEAVEPDLAG; encoded by the coding sequence ATGACCGACCTGATGCCCGCCAGCCCCTTCGTCGAGCGCACGCCCGACGAGGAGCGCGCCCACCGCAAGCGGCGGCTGGCGGCGGCGTTCCGGATCTTCGGGCGCTTCGGGTTCGACGAGGGCGTGGCCGGGCACATCACCGCCCGCGACCCCGAGCGGCTCGACCACTTCTGGGTCAACCCCTTCGGGATGAGCTTCAAGCAGATCAAGGCGTCGGACCTGATCCTCTGCGACCACGACGGCAACGTGGTCGAGGGCTCCTGGCCGGTGAACCGGGCCGCCTTCGCCATCCACTCCCGCATCCACCACGCCCGCCCAGACGTCGTCGCCGCCGCCCACTCCCACAGCAAGTACGGGCGGGCCTTCTCCACCCTGCGGCGCCCGCTCCGGCCCCTCACCCAGGACTCGTGCATCTTCTTCGAGGACCACGTCCTCTTCGACGACTACACCGGCGTGGTCGACGACCCGGCCGAGGGCGACCGCATCGCCGCCGCCCTGGGCGGGGCCAAGGCGGCCATCTTGGCCAACCACGGCCTGCTCACCGTCGGCCACAGCGTCGACGAGGCCCTCTTCTGGTACGTGACGATGGAGCGGACCTGCGAGGTCGAGCTGTCGGCCCGCGCCGCCGGCGAGCCCCACGAGATCGATCCCGAGGTGGCGGCCCTGACCCGCTCGCAGGTCGGCACCAACCTGGCCGGCTGGTTCAGCGCCCAACCCCTGTTCGACTGGATCGAGGCGGTCGAGCCCGACCTCGCCGGGTAG